The sequence CCGGAACTCGCCGAGGACCTGCTCGGCGTGCTGGCCGACGGATCCGACGGCACCAACGGCACCAACGGCACCGAGGGGAACGCCCGATGACCACCGCCCTGCTGAGCACCGCCGAAGAGCTGCGCGCGCGCGTGCGCGGTGGCCGCCGCGCCGTCGTGATGACCATGGGCGCCCTGCACGAGGGCCACGCCACGCTGATCCGCGGCGCGCGCGAGATCGCCGGCCAGGACGGCGAGGTCGTCGTCACCGTCTTCGTCAACCCGCTGCAGTTCGGCGCCGGCGAGGACCTGGACCGCTACCCGCGCACCCTCGAAGCCGACCTGAAGCTCGCCGAGCAGGCCGGCGCCGACGCCGTGTTCGCGCCCTCCGCCGACGAGGTCTACCCCGGTGGACAACCCCAGGTGCGGATCACCGCCGGCCCCATGGGCGAGCGCCTGGAGGGCGCCTCGCGGCCCGGCCACTTCGACGGCATGCTCACCGTCGTCGCCAAGCTGCTGCACCTCACCCGCCCCGACGTCGCCCTGTTCGGCCAGAAGGACGCCCAGCAGCTGGCCCTGATCCGGCGCATGGTGCGGGACCTGAACTTCGGCGTCGAGATCGTCGCCGTACCGACCGTGCGCGAGGAGGACGGGCTCGCCCTGTCGAGCCGCAACCGCTACCTCTCGCCCGACGAGCGCCGCAGCGCACTCGCCCTGTCCCGCGCCCTGTTCGCCGGCCGCGACCGGCACGCCGCGCAGGAGGCGCTGCGCGCGCGGGCCCGCGAAGTGCCCTCCACGCACGCGCGTGCCGAGGCGCTGAGCGCCATAGGGGAGTCCCGTGCGGCGGCCGACGCGCACGCCGTGGCCACGGCCGTGCCCGGCGCCCCGGCGGCCGTCCGCGCGGCCGCCCGCCAGGTCCTGGACGAGGCCGCCCGCCTCGACCCGCCGCTGCGGCTGGACTACCTGGCCCTGGTGGACCCGTCCGACTTCACCGAGATCGGCGACGGCTTCACCGGCGAGGCCGTCCTCGCCGTCGCCGCCCGGGTCGGTACGACCCGGCTGATCGACAACCTTCCTCTCATCTTCGGAGCCGCTTCGTGACCAGCACCGGCACCAGCACAGGCATACGACTGCACGCGCCCGCCCCCGGCTGGGCCATCTCCGCGGACGTGGTCGTCGTCGGCTCCGGGGTGGCCGGCCTGACGGCGGCTCTGCGCTGCGAGGCCGCCGGGCTCACGACGGTCGTCGTCACCAAGGCCCGTCTGGACGACGGCTCCACGCGCTGGGCACAGGGCGGCATCGCCGCCGCCCTCGGCGAGGGCGACACCCCCGAACAGCACCTCGGGGACACCCTGGTGGCCGGCGCCGGCCTGTGCGACGAGGAGGCCGTACGGATCCTCGTCACCGAGGGCCCCGACGCGGTACGGCGGCTCATCGACACCGGCGCGATCTTCGACGAGTCCTCCGCGGGAGAGCTGGACCTCGCCCGCGAGGGCGGCCACCACCGGCGCCGGATCGCGCACGCGGGCGGCGACGCGACCGGCGCCGAGGTCTCCCGGGCCCTCGTGGAGGCGGTACGCGCGCGCGGGCTGCGCACCATCGAGAACGCGCTCGTGCTGGACCTGCTGACCGACGCGGAAGGCCGTACGGCCGGTGTCACGCTGCACGTGATGGGCGAGGGCCAGCACGACGGCGTGGGCGCCGTGCACGCCCCCGCCGTGGTCCTCGCGACCGGCGGCATGGGGCAGGTGTTCTCCGCGACCACCAACCCGTCCGTGTCCACCGGCGACGGCGTGGCGCTGGCGCTGCGCGCGGGCGCCGAGGTCAGCGACCTGGAGTTCGTGCAGTTCCACCCGACCGTGCTGTTCATCGGTGCGGACGCCGAGGGACAGCACCCGCTGGTCTCGGAGGCGGTGCGCGGCGAGGGCGCCCATCTGGTCGACGGCGACGGCGTGCGCTTCATGGTGGGCCAGCACGAGCTGGCCGAGCTGGCGCCCCGGGACATCGTCGCCAAGGGCATCACGCGGCGGATGCTGGAGCAGGACGCCGACCACATGTTCCTCGACGCCCGGCACTTCGGCGCCGACATGTGGGAGCACCGTTTCCCGACCATCCTGGCCGCCTGCCGCGCCAACGGCATCGACCCGGTCACCGACCCCGTCCCGATCGCCCCGGCCGCCCACTACGCCTCCGGAGGCGTGCGTACCGACGCGCGGGGGCGTACGACCGTCCCCGGGCTGTACGCGTGCGGCGAGGTCGCCTGCACCGGCGTGCACGGCGCCAACCGGCTCGCCTCCAACTCGCTTCTCGAAGGCCTCGTCTACGCCGAGCGCATCGCCGCCGACATCGCCTCGGCCCACGCCGCGGACGGCCTCCACGCGCGCGTGCCCGAGCCGGTCCCGGACCCCGAGAGGCCCGCCCACCCGCTGCTCGCCCCCGAGGCCCGCTTCGCCATCCAGCGGATCATGACCGAGGGCGCGGGCGTGCTCCGTTCGGCCGGTTCCCTGGAGAAGGCCGCGGACCAGCTCCAGCGGCTGCACACCGAGGCCCGCGACGCCCTGGAGGAGAACGGCAAGACCGCCGAGCCCGGCGTCGACACCTGGGAGGCCACCAACCTCCTGTGCGTGGCCCGCGTCCTGGTCGCCGCCGCCCGGCTGCGCGAGGAGACCCGCGGCTGCCACTGGCGCGAGGACCGCGCCGAGCGCGACGACACGCACTGGCGGCGCCACATCGTGGTACGGCTCAATCCCGACCGGACCCTGGCCGTACGCACCACGGACACCGCAGACTTCCCCCCTACCCGGCAGACCCAGCGCCCCCAGGAGCAGTGAACAAGTGAGCACCGACGACCTTCCCCTCGTCCCGACCGCCGGCTGCGGTGACGGCTGCGCCTGCGGCGCCGAGGGCGACGAGGAGTACCTGGAGAGCGGGCTCGACCCCGCGCTGGCCGAGCTGCTGGCCGCTGCCGGACTCGACCCCGTCGAGGTCGAGGACGTCGCCAACGTCGCCATTCAGGAGGACCTGGACGGCGGCGTGGACGTGACGACCGTCTCGACCATCCCCGAGGACGCCGTCGCCACCGGCGACTTCACCGCGCGCGAGGCCGGCGTGGTGGCGGGCCTCAGGGTCGCCGAGGCCGTGCTCTCGGTGGTCTGCACGGACGAGTTCGAGGTCGAGCGGCACGTCGACGACGGTGACCGCGTCGAGGCCGGGCAGAAGCTGCTGTCGGTCACCACGCGCACGCGGGACCTGCTCACCGGCGAGCGCAGCGCCCTCAACCTCCTGTGCCGCCTGTCCGGCATCGCGACCGCCACGCGCGCGTGGTCGGACGTGCTGGAGGGCACCAGGACACGCGTGCGGGACACCCGCAAGACCACGCCGGGTCTGCGCTCGCTGGAGAAGTTCGCGGTGCGCTGCGGCGGGGGCGTCAACCACCGCATGTCGCTCTCCGACGCCGCCCTGGTGAAGGACAACCACGTGGTGGCCGCCGGCGGCGTCGCACAGGCCTTCAAGGCCGTACGGGAGACCTTCCCGGAGGTGCCGATCGAGGTCGAGGTCGACACCCTGCACCAGCTGCGCGAGGTCGTCGAGGCGGGCGCCGACCTGATCCTGCTGGACAACTTCACGCCCGTGGAGTGCGCCGAGGCCGTCGGCATCGTCGGCGGCCGGGCGCTGCTGGAGGCCTCCGGCCGGCTCACGCTCGACACCGCGCGCGCGTACGCCGACACCGGCGTGGACTTCCTGGCCGTCGGCGCCCTCACCCACTCCTCGCCGATCCTCGACATCGGCCTGGACCTGCGCGAGGCGGAGTAACGGCCATGCTGCTCACGATCGACGTCGGTAACACGCACACCGTGCTCGGCCTGTTCGACGGCGAGGACATCGTCGAGCACTGGCGCATCTCCACGGACGCGCGCCGCACGGCGGACGAGCTGGCGGTGCTGCTGCAGGGCTTGATGGGCATGCACCCGCTGCTCGGCGAGGAACTCGGCGACGGCATCGACGGCATCGCGATCTGCGCCACCGTGCCGTCGGTGCTCCACGAGCTGCGCGAGGTCACCCGCAGGTACTACGGCGACGTGCCCGCGGTGCTGGTCGAGCCGG is a genomic window of Streptomyces griseochromogenes containing:
- a CDS encoding L-aspartate oxidase; the protein is MTSTGTSTGIRLHAPAPGWAISADVVVVGSGVAGLTAALRCEAAGLTTVVVTKARLDDGSTRWAQGGIAAALGEGDTPEQHLGDTLVAGAGLCDEEAVRILVTEGPDAVRRLIDTGAIFDESSAGELDLAREGGHHRRRIAHAGGDATGAEVSRALVEAVRARGLRTIENALVLDLLTDAEGRTAGVTLHVMGEGQHDGVGAVHAPAVVLATGGMGQVFSATTNPSVSTGDGVALALRAGAEVSDLEFVQFHPTVLFIGADAEGQHPLVSEAVRGEGAHLVDGDGVRFMVGQHELAELAPRDIVAKGITRRMLEQDADHMFLDARHFGADMWEHRFPTILAACRANGIDPVTDPVPIAPAAHYASGGVRTDARGRTTVPGLYACGEVACTGVHGANRLASNSLLEGLVYAERIAADIASAHAADGLHARVPEPVPDPERPAHPLLAPEARFAIQRIMTEGAGVLRSAGSLEKAADQLQRLHTEARDALEENGKTAEPGVDTWEATNLLCVARVLVAAARLREETRGCHWREDRAERDDTHWRRHIVVRLNPDRTLAVRTTDTADFPPTRQTQRPQEQ
- the panC gene encoding pantoate--beta-alanine ligase, yielding MTTALLSTAEELRARVRGGRRAVVMTMGALHEGHATLIRGAREIAGQDGEVVVTVFVNPLQFGAGEDLDRYPRTLEADLKLAEQAGADAVFAPSADEVYPGGQPQVRITAGPMGERLEGASRPGHFDGMLTVVAKLLHLTRPDVALFGQKDAQQLALIRRMVRDLNFGVEIVAVPTVREEDGLALSSRNRYLSPDERRSALALSRALFAGRDRHAAQEALRARAREVPSTHARAEALSAIGESRAAADAHAVATAVPGAPAAVRAAARQVLDEAARLDPPLRLDYLALVDPSDFTEIGDGFTGEAVLAVAARVGTTRLIDNLPLIFGAAS
- the nadC gene encoding carboxylating nicotinate-nucleotide diphosphorylase — its product is MSTDDLPLVPTAGCGDGCACGAEGDEEYLESGLDPALAELLAAAGLDPVEVEDVANVAIQEDLDGGVDVTTVSTIPEDAVATGDFTAREAGVVAGLRVAEAVLSVVCTDEFEVERHVDDGDRVEAGQKLLSVTTRTRDLLTGERSALNLLCRLSGIATATRAWSDVLEGTRTRVRDTRKTTPGLRSLEKFAVRCGGGVNHRMSLSDAALVKDNHVVAAGGVAQAFKAVRETFPEVPIEVEVDTLHQLREVVEAGADLILLDNFTPVECAEAVGIVGGRALLEASGRLTLDTARAYADTGVDFLAVGALTHSSPILDIGLDLREAE